The following coding sequences lie in one Loxodonta africana isolate mLoxAfr1 chromosome X, mLoxAfr1.hap2, whole genome shotgun sequence genomic window:
- the TNMD gene encoding tenomodulin produces the protein MAKNPPENCEDCHILNAEAFKSKKICKSLKICGLVFGILALTLIVLFWGSKHFWPEAPKKTYDMEHTFYSNGEKKKIYMEIDPVTRTEIFRSGNGTDETLEVHDFKNGYTGIYFVGLQKCFIKTQIKVIPEFSEPEEEIDENEEITTTFFEQSVIWVPAEKPIENRDFLKNSKILEICDNVTMYWINPTLIAVSELQDFEEDGEDLHFPTNEKKGIEQNEQWVVPQVKMEKTRHARQATEEDLPINDYTENGIEFDPMLDERGYCCIYCRRGNRYCRRVCEPLLGYYPYPYCYQGGRVICRVIMPCNWWVARMLGRV, from the exons ATGGCAAAGAATCCTCCAGAGAACTGTGAGGACTGTCACATTCTAAAT GCAGAAGCATTTAAATCCAAGAAGATATGTAAATCACTTAAGATTTGTGGACTGGTCTTCGGCATCCTGGCCCTAACTCTGATTGTCCTGTTTTGGGGGAGCAAGCACTTCTGGCCGGAGGCACCAAAAAAA ACCTACGACATGGAGCACACTTTCTACAGCAACGGAGAGAAGAAGAAGATTTACATGGAAATTGATCCTGTGACCAGAACTGAAATATTCAGAAGCGGAAATGGCACTGATGAAACATTGGAAGTACATGACTTTAAAAAT GGATACACTGGCATCTACTTTGTAGGCCTTCAAAAATGTTTCATCAAAACTCAGATTAAAGTGATTCCTGAATTTTCTGAACCAGAGGAAGAAATAGATGAG aatgaagaaattaCCACAACTTTCTTTGAACAATCTGTGATTTGGGTCCCAGCAGAAAAGCCTATTGAAAACCGAGACTTTCTTAAAAATTCCAAAATTCTGGAAATTTGTGATAATGTGACCATGTATTGGATCAATCCCACTCTAATAGCAG TTTCGGAGTTACAAGACTTTGAGGAGGATGGTGAAGATCTTCATTTTCCTACCAATGAAAAAAAAGGGATTGAGCAAAACGAGCAGTGGGTAGTTCCTCAAGTGAAAATGGAGAAGACCCGTCACGCCAGACAAGCAACTGAGGAAGACCTTCCAATAAATGACTAT ACTGAAAATGGAATAGAATTTGATCCCATGCTGGATGAGAGAGGTTATTGTTGTATTTACTGCCGTCGAGGCAACCGTTACTGCCGCCGCGTCTGTGAACCTTTACTAGGTTATTACCCATATCCATACTGCTACCAAGGAGGACGGGTCATCTGTCGTGTGATTATGCCTTGCAACTGGTGGGTGGCTCGCATGCTGGGGAGGGTCTAA